In Phreatobacter stygius, a genomic segment contains:
- a CDS encoding DUF4031 domain-containing protein yields MSVYVDDPIWHWQGLKWCHLLADDVGELHRFAASIGVHRLSYQGPPKTGAPHYDLTGFERKKAIAAGAKICSREEIVAVFRRVKVDRKARPKLTT; encoded by the coding sequence ATGTCAGTCTATGTCGACGATCCGATCTGGCATTGGCAGGGCCTGAAATGGTGTCACCTGCTGGCCGACGACGTCGGCGAACTGCATCGCTTCGCCGCCTCGATCGGGGTTCACCGGCTGTCCTATCAGGGGCCGCCCAAGACCGGCGCGCCGCATTACGATCTGACCGGCTTCGAGCGCAAGAAGGCGATCGCGGCGGGAGCGAAAATCTGCTCGCGCGAGGAAATCGTCGCGGTCTTCCGTCGCGTCAAGGTCGACCGCAAGGCGCGGCCGAAGCTCACGACATAG
- the ispH gene encoding 4-hydroxy-3-methylbut-2-enyl diphosphate reductase, whose translation MPLKLPPLKILLCSPRGFCAGVVRAIDAVEQALRIYGPPVYVRHEIVHNRFVVDGLKAKGAVFVEELSEIPETDAPVIFSAHGVAKSVPAEAEKRNFLAIDATCPLVTKVHREAEIHFRRGREVVLVGHAGHPEVVGTMGQLPPGAVTLVETLAQAKAFVPKDERALAYVTQTTLSVDDTREIVDFLNGRFPAIVGPHKEDICYATTNRQEAVKRVAPLVEAMIVVGAPNSSNSQRLREVAEREGCRISELVQRAADIDWDRFGDIVSLGITAGASAPEVLVEEIIEAFATRYSVLVETVSTADESVFFPLPRQLRPDAAA comes from the coding sequence TTGCCGCTGAAACTGCCGCCGCTGAAAATCCTGCTCTGCTCGCCGCGCGGCTTCTGCGCCGGCGTGGTGCGCGCCATCGACGCGGTCGAGCAGGCGCTGAGGATCTATGGTCCGCCGGTCTATGTCCGTCACGAGATCGTCCACAACCGCTTCGTCGTCGACGGCCTGAAGGCCAAGGGCGCGGTTTTCGTCGAGGAACTCTCGGAGATCCCCGAGACCGACGCGCCGGTGATCTTCTCGGCCCATGGCGTGGCCAAATCGGTGCCGGCGGAAGCCGAGAAGCGCAATTTCCTGGCGATCGACGCCACCTGCCCGCTGGTCACCAAGGTGCATCGTGAGGCCGAGATCCATTTCCGGCGCGGCCGCGAGGTGGTGCTGGTCGGCCATGCCGGTCACCCCGAGGTGGTCGGCACCATGGGCCAGTTGCCGCCGGGCGCGGTGACCCTGGTCGAGACGCTCGCCCAGGCCAAGGCCTTCGTGCCGAAGGATGAGCGGGCGCTCGCCTATGTCACCCAGACGACGCTGTCGGTCGACGACACCCGCGAGATCGTCGATTTCCTCAATGGCCGGTTCCCGGCGATTGTCGGCCCGCACAAGGAAGACATCTGCTACGCCACCACCAACCGGCAGGAAGCGGTCAAGCGGGTCGCGCCGCTGGTCGAAGCCATGATCGTGGTCGGCGCGCCCAATTCATCGAACTCGCAGCGCCTGCGCGAGGTCGCCGAGCGCGAGGGCTGCCGCATCTCGGAACTGGTCCAGCGCGCCGCCGACATCGACTGGGACCGCTTCGGCGATATCGTCTCGCTCGGCATCACGGCCGGCGCCTCGGCGCCGGAAGTGCTGGTCGAGGAGATCATCGAGGCCTTCGCCACGCGCTACTCCGTGCTGGTCGAGACGGTCTCGACGGCCGACGAAAGCGTCTTCTTCCCCCTGCCCCGCCAGCTCCGGCCCGACGCCGCAGCCTGA
- a CDS encoding homoserine kinase — MAVYTDVTAEDLSAHLARYDIGSLLSFKGIAEGVENSNFLLHTTKASYILTLYEKRVDPGDLPFFIGLMEHLAGRGLTCPQPVKMKDGNALGELAGRPAAIVTFLEGVWIRRPQVSHCAAVGRALAELHLTGQGFPIHRANALSVQGWRPLYERARDRADTVAPGLAATIAGELGHCEQSWPRELPAGVIHADLFNDNVFFLNDRLSGLIDFYFACNDILAYDLAICLNAWCFSPDDEFDFAKGTAMLAAYQQLRPLSEAERQALPLLARGSALRFLLTRLVDWLNVPPGAVVTPKNPLEYLSKLRFHQRVGSATEYGLS; from the coding sequence ATGGCCGTCTATACCGATGTCACCGCCGAGGATCTGTCGGCCCATCTCGCGCGCTACGACATCGGCTCGCTTTTGTCGTTCAAGGGCATTGCCGAAGGCGTCGAGAACTCGAATTTCCTGCTGCACACGACCAAGGCCAGCTACATCCTGACGCTTTATGAAAAGCGGGTCGACCCGGGCGACCTGCCGTTCTTCATTGGCCTGATGGAACATCTGGCCGGACGTGGCCTGACCTGCCCCCAACCGGTCAAGATGAAGGACGGCAACGCGCTCGGCGAGCTGGCCGGCCGCCCGGCCGCCATCGTCACCTTCCTCGAGGGCGTGTGGATCCGTCGGCCGCAGGTCAGCCATTGCGCCGCCGTCGGCCGGGCGCTGGCCGAGCTGCACCTGACCGGCCAGGGCTTTCCGATCCATCGGGCCAATGCTCTCTCCGTGCAGGGCTGGCGGCCGCTCTACGAGCGCGCCCGCGATCGCGCTGACACGGTGGCGCCGGGGCTCGCGGCGACCATCGCCGGCGAGCTCGGCCATTGCGAACAGTCCTGGCCGCGCGAACTGCCGGCCGGGGTGATCCATGCCGACCTGTTCAACGACAACGTGTTCTTCCTGAACGACCGGCTGTCCGGGCTGATCGACTTCTACTTCGCCTGCAACGACATCCTGGCCTATGACCTGGCGATCTGCCTGAATGCCTGGTGCTTTTCGCCCGACGACGAATTCGATTTCGCCAAGGGCACGGCCATGCTCGCGGCCTACCAGCAATTGCGCCCCTTGAGCGAGGCTGAACGCCAGGCGCTGCCGCTCCTGGCCCGCGGCTCGGCGCTGCGCTTCCTGCTGACCCGGCTGGTCGACTGGCTGAACGTGCCGCCGGGCGCCGTGGTCACCCCCAAGAACCCGCTCGAATATCTGTCGAAACTGCGCTTTCACCAGCGCGTCGGCTCAGCCACGGAATATGGCCTGTCATGA
- the rnhA gene encoding ribonuclease HI — protein MTNRVEIFTDGACSGNPGPGGWGAILRYGDKVKELSGGEPETTNNRMELMAAISALEAINRTSAIDLHTDSQYVKNGIMTWIHSWKRNGWRTADKKPVKNADLWQRLDQARDRHDVTWHWVKGHAGHDENERADELARSGMAPFKQRNGAG, from the coding sequence ATGACCAACCGCGTCGAAATCTTCACTGACGGCGCCTGCTCGGGCAATCCCGGCCCAGGCGGCTGGGGCGCCATCCTGCGTTATGGCGACAAGGTCAAGGAACTCTCCGGCGGCGAGCCGGAGACCACCAACAACCGCATGGAGCTGATGGCGGCGATCTCCGCGCTGGAGGCGATCAACCGCACGTCGGCGATCGATCTGCATACCGACAGCCAATATGTGAAGAACGGCATCATGACGTGGATCCACTCATGGAAGCGCAATGGCTGGCGCACCGCCGACAAGAAGCCGGTCAAGAACGCCGATCTCTGGCAGCGGCTCGACCAGGCACGCGACCGCCATGACGTCACCTGGCACTGGGTCAAGGGCCATGCCGGCCACGACGAGAACGAGCGGGCCGACGAACTGGCCCGCAGCGGCATGGCGCCGTTCAAGCAGCGCAACGGCGCCGGCTGA
- a CDS encoding cupin domain-containing protein, with the protein MPNTSFKAASLSQIELDPAPIRPEWILEGHPVARCRQWSDSSDGTTAAMVWDCTAGRFRWYFGGDEIVHIIEGEVIVGGDDTPQRTLRPGDAALFRAGTWATWHVPHYVRKHAICRDSLPIAISLPLKVTKKAARFANRLIDRVTHRIPGYVSNESLPFALVGAIVL; encoded by the coding sequence ATGCCGAATACCTCATTCAAAGCCGCCAGCCTCAGCCAGATCGAACTCGATCCCGCGCCGATCCGCCCGGAATGGATCCTCGAGGGCCATCCGGTCGCGCGCTGCCGCCAATGGTCCGACAGCAGCGACGGCACCACTGCCGCCATGGTCTGGGACTGCACGGCCGGCCGGTTCCGCTGGTATTTCGGCGGTGACGAGATCGTCCACATCATCGAAGGCGAGGTCATCGTCGGGGGCGACGACACCCCGCAACGCACGCTTCGGCCAGGCGATGCCGCCCTGTTCCGGGCCGGCACATGGGCCACCTGGCACGTACCACATTATGTCAGGAAACACGCGATCTGCCGCGACAGCCTGCCGATCGCAATCAGCCTGCCGCTCAAGGTCACGAAAAAGGCGGCCCGCTTCGCGAACCGCCTGATCGATCGTGTTACCCACCGCATACCGGGCTATGTCTCGAACGAGAGCCTGCCTTTCGCCCTGGTCGGCGCGATCGTGCTCTGA
- a CDS encoding peroxiredoxin, whose protein sequence is MTIQIGDRLPDATFRLMTSDGPGARTTADIFAGKTVILFAVPGAFTPTCHKNHMPGFVANAEAFKAKGVDAIYATSTNDVFVLDAWQKASGAVDKVGVLADGSADFAKAIGLDNDMSAFGMGMRSKRYAMLVKDGVVVQLNIEDAPGKADVSGAEALLKQL, encoded by the coding sequence ATGACCATCCAGATTGGCGACCGCCTGCCCGACGCGACCTTCCGCCTGATGACCTCCGACGGTCCGGGCGCCAGGACCACGGCCGATATTTTCGCGGGCAAGACGGTGATCCTGTTCGCCGTGCCGGGCGCCTTCACGCCGACCTGCCACAAGAACCACATGCCGGGTTTCGTCGCCAATGCCGAGGCGTTCAAGGCCAAGGGCGTCGACGCCATCTACGCCACCTCGACCAATGACGTCTTCGTGCTCGACGCCTGGCAGAAGGCCTCCGGCGCCGTCGACAAGGTCGGCGTGCTCGCCGATGGCAGCGCCGATTTCGCCAAGGCGATCGGCCTCGACAACGACATGTCGGCCTTCGGCATGGGCATGCGCTCCAAGCGCTATGCCATGCTGGTGAAGGACGGGGTGGTGGTTCAGCTCAATATCGAGGACGCGCCGGGCAAAGCTGACGTGTCCGGAGCCGAGGCCCTGCTCAAGCAGCTTTGA
- a CDS encoding protein-disulfide reductase DsbD domain-containing protein: protein MIDRRAFLSSLAALAAPGLVLSRPAFAGQAASDWSRDSRSAVRLIGAGSVGEGAALRHRAGLQITLSPGTKTYWRTPGDSGVPPMFDWAASDNVANVQLTWPAPHRFADGGGQSIGYKIDVVFPIVVTPRDPAKPVELVAKIDYAVCDNICIPAKGEARLGLTAGPALDPALASEVAKFAARVPVAAVEGMTLSLVSVDTGGAHPVAVLAAQVGPEAGRVDLFAEGPDGQWSLPLPEILDTTGPVRRFKLTLDGAPRGVKPLDHPITFTLVAGPRALETRLRLA, encoded by the coding sequence ATGATCGATCGCCGCGCCTTTCTCTCGTCCCTGGCCGCTTTGGCCGCACCAGGCCTGGTCCTGTCCCGTCCGGCATTCGCCGGCCAGGCGGCGTCCGACTGGTCGCGCGACAGCCGCTCGGCGGTGCGCCTGATCGGAGCCGGGTCGGTCGGCGAGGGTGCGGCATTGCGTCACCGTGCCGGCCTTCAGATCACCTTGTCACCCGGCACCAAGACCTATTGGCGCACACCCGGCGATTCGGGCGTGCCGCCCATGTTCGACTGGGCGGCCTCCGACAATGTAGCGAATGTCCAGCTCACCTGGCCGGCGCCGCACCGCTTCGCCGATGGCGGCGGGCAGTCGATCGGCTACAAGATCGACGTGGTGTTTCCGATCGTCGTCACGCCACGCGATCCGGCAAAACCGGTCGAGCTGGTGGCCAAGATCGACTACGCCGTCTGCGACAATATCTGCATCCCGGCCAAGGGCGAGGCGCGCCTCGGGCTTACGGCCGGCCCGGCGCTTGACCCGGCGCTGGCGAGCGAGGTGGCGAAATTTGCCGCTCGGGTGCCCGTGGCTGCGGTCGAGGGCATGACACTGTCGCTCGTCTCTGTCGATACCGGCGGCGCGCATCCGGTGGCGGTTCTTGCGGCACAGGTCGGGCCTGAGGCCGGACGTGTCGATCTCTTCGCCGAAGGGCCGGATGGCCAGTGGTCCTTGCCTTTGCCGGAGATTCTCGACACCACCGGCCCGGTCCGCCGCTTCAAGCTGACGCTGGACGGCGCCCCGCGCGGGGTCAAGCCGCTCGACCATCCCATCACCTTCACGCTGGTCGCCGGCCCGCGGGCTCTGGAGACCAGGCTGCGCCTGGCCTGA
- a CDS encoding YqgE/AlgH family protein, translating into MAQQPTKRRPRGASRGYLDGQMLIAMPTMRDERFARSVIYVCAHSSDGAMGIVVNQTATNLVFPDLLVQLDIIPEDQKITLPASTSSVRVLRGGPVETGRGFVLHTSDFYIENSTLPIDEGICLTATLDILKAMATGDGPTNAVLALGYAGWGAGQLENEIQANGWLHCPADQDLIFGADVETKYDRAMRKIGIDPSMLSSDAGHA; encoded by the coding sequence ATGGCGCAGCAACCGACGAAACGCAGGCCGCGCGGCGCTTCCCGCGGCTACCTTGACGGACAAATGCTCATCGCGATGCCGACCATGCGCGATGAGCGGTTCGCCCGTAGTGTCATTTATGTCTGCGCGCATTCTTCCGACGGCGCCATGGGCATCGTGGTCAACCAGACCGCGACCAACCTCGTCTTCCCCGACCTGCTGGTCCAGCTCGACATCATTCCCGAGGACCAGAAGATCACCTTGCCGGCGAGCACCTCGTCGGTACGCGTGCTGCGCGGCGGACCGGTCGAGACCGGCCGGGGCTTCGTGCTGCACACCTCGGACTTCTATATCGAGAATTCGACCTTGCCGATCGACGAGGGCATCTGCCTGACCGCCACGCTCGACATCCTGAAGGCCATGGCGACCGGCGACGGGCCGACCAACGCCGTCCTGGCGCTCGGTTATGCCGGTTGGGGCGCCGGCCAGCTCGAAAACGAGATCCAGGCCAATGGCTGGCTGCATTGCCCGGCCGACCAGGACCTGATCTTCGGCGCCGATGTCGAGACCAAATATGACCGGGCCATGCGCAAGATCGGCATCGACCCGTCCATGCTGTCGAGCGACGCCGGCCACGCCTGA
- the pyk gene encoding pyruvate kinase — MRRQRRTKILATLGPASSTRDAIAALFAAGADVFRVNMSHTPHDKLREFVEIIRSIEHENQRPIGILADLQGPKLRLGAFKDGPVVLANGAQFTLDSDKKPGDGKRVQLPHPEILTALEAGHRLILDDGKVTLVAEQCTPAKAVCRVVVGGKLSDRKGVSLPDTTLPVSALTDKDRSDLDAALNAGVDWIAVSFVQRPEDVAEVKKIARGRAAVMAKIEKPQAVARLAEIMEIADALMVARGDLGVEMPMAKVPGIQKQITRSARRTGKPVVVATQMLESMITAPVPTRAEVSDVATAVFEGADAIMLSAESAAGQYPVEAVAMMSRIAEEVEGDPTYRAVIQNQRAEPEATGSDAIALAARDIAETLDLSAIVCWTSSGSTAIRVARERPKPIIIALTPNIATGRRLALLWGVHCVVTQDARDLDDMVSRACRFAFKDGFAKPGQRIIVVAGVPLGTPGATNMLRIAFVGSDSDNTDI, encoded by the coding sequence ATGCGACGCCAGCGCCGGACCAAGATCCTCGCAACCCTCGGACCGGCCTCGTCGACCCGCGATGCCATCGCCGCGCTGTTTGCCGCCGGCGCGGACGTGTTCCGCGTCAACATGAGCCATACGCCGCACGACAAGCTGCGCGAATTTGTCGAGATCATCCGCTCGATCGAGCACGAGAACCAGCGCCCGATCGGCATCCTGGCGGACCTGCAGGGCCCCAAATTGCGCCTCGGGGCCTTCAAGGATGGCCCGGTCGTGCTGGCCAACGGCGCGCAGTTCACCCTCGATTCCGACAAGAAGCCGGGCGACGGTAAGCGCGTGCAGCTGCCTCACCCGGAAATCCTCACCGCGCTCGAGGCCGGGCACCGGCTGATCCTCGACGACGGCAAGGTGACGCTGGTCGCCGAGCAATGCACGCCGGCCAAGGCCGTCTGCCGGGTCGTCGTCGGCGGCAAGCTGTCCGACCGCAAGGGTGTCAGCCTGCCCGACACGACGCTACCGGTGTCGGCGCTCACCGACAAGGATCGCTCCGACCTCGATGCCGCGCTCAATGCCGGCGTCGACTGGATCGCGGTGTCCTTCGTGCAGCGCCCGGAGGACGTCGCCGAGGTCAAGAAGATCGCCCGCGGCCGGGCCGCCGTGATGGCCAAGATCGAAAAGCCGCAGGCGGTCGCCCGCCTCGCCGAGATCATGGAGATCGCCGACGCCCTGATGGTGGCGCGCGGCGATCTCGGTGTCGAAATGCCGATGGCCAAAGTGCCGGGCATCCAGAAACAGATCACCCGCTCGGCGCGGCGCACCGGCAAGCCGGTGGTGGTGGCCACCCAGATGCTGGAGAGCATGATCACCGCGCCGGTGCCGACCCGCGCCGAAGTCTCCGATGTCGCGACCGCCGTATTCGAAGGCGCCGACGCCATCATGCTGTCGGCCGAGAGCGCGGCCGGCCAATATCCGGTCGAAGCGGTCGCGATGATGAGCCGCATCGCCGAGGAGGTCGAAGGCGACCCGACCTATCGCGCGGTGATCCAGAACCAGCGCGCCGAGCCCGAGGCGACCGGCTCCGATGCCATTGCGCTGGCGGCACGCGACATCGCCGAGACGCTCGACCTCTCGGCCATCGTCTGCTGGACCTCGTCGGGGTCGACCGCCATCCGCGTGGCGCGCGAGCGGCCGAAGCCGATCATCATCGCGCTGACCCCCAATATCGCCACCGGCCGTCGCCTGGCGCTGCTCTGGGGTGTTCATTGCGTGGTGACCCAGGATGCCCGCGACCTCGACGACATGGTCAGCCGCGCTTGCCGCTTCGCCTTCAAGGACGGCTTCGCCAAGCCCGGCCAGCGGATCATCGTGGTGGCCGGCGTGCCGCTCGGCACGCCCGGCGCGACCAATATGCTGCGCATCGCCTTCGTCGGCAGCGACAGCGACAACACGGACATCTAG
- a CDS encoding ABC transporter substrate-binding protein, which produces MLRTLVSILFAAVSGWSAMANEPPPGVAAELAPTGRLRAAINFGNPVLAKRDPATGAPGGVSVALARALAERLGLPVDLVAYEAAGQVTDAARTGIWDIAFLAVDPVRAAEIDFTAPYVLIEGTYLVKATSPLRRVEDVDRAGNRVLATRGSAFALFLTRTLRQAQLVQEPASAPYLDIFVAGDYEAAAGVRQPLVNFARSRPDLRVMDGRFMAIEQAMAIQKGRPAGLRYLRAFLEEMKVSGFVERSLRASGEADAAVAPAAKLD; this is translated from the coding sequence ATGCTCAGAACTCTCGTGTCGATCCTGTTCGCCGCCGTTTCGGGATGGTCGGCCATGGCCAATGAGCCGCCGCCGGGCGTTGCCGCCGAACTCGCACCGACAGGCCGGCTGCGCGCGGCGATCAATTTCGGCAATCCGGTGCTGGCCAAGCGTGATCCGGCGACCGGAGCGCCGGGCGGCGTCTCGGTCGCGCTGGCGCGCGCGCTGGCCGAACGGCTCGGCTTGCCGGTCGACCTCGTCGCCTATGAGGCGGCCGGCCAGGTCACCGACGCCGCCAGGACCGGCATCTGGGACATCGCCTTCCTGGCGGTCGACCCGGTGCGCGCCGCCGAGATCGATTTCACCGCACCCTATGTGCTGATCGAGGGCACCTATCTGGTCAAGGCGACCTCGCCGCTGCGCCGGGTCGAGGACGTCGACCGGGCCGGAAACCGCGTGCTGGCCACCCGCGGCAGCGCCTTTGCCTTGTTCCTGACGCGCACTCTGCGCCAGGCCCAACTGGTCCAGGAGCCGGCCTCCGCGCCCTATCTCGATATCTTTGTTGCCGGCGATTACGAAGCCGCCGCGGGCGTTCGCCAGCCGCTGGTCAATTTCGCCCGGTCCCGTCCGGACCTGCGCGTCATGGACGGACGTTTCATGGCGATCGAACAGGCCATGGCGATCCAGAAGGGCCGCCCTGCCGGCTTGCGTTACCTCAGGGCCTTTCTCGAGGAGATGAAGGTTTCGGGCTTTGTCGAGCGCAGCTTGAGGGCGAGCGGCGAGGCCGATGCCGCGGTGGCGCCGGCGGCCAAGCTCGATTGA
- a CDS encoding alpha/beta fold hydrolase, giving the protein MDPFLASLALAPVLTAWTAARTRAITRAFPPRGRFIETRAGRLHVVDSGEGLLPVVFLHGASGNVRTWEPALGRRLGRLGRTILIDRPGHGFSERRAGRATVALDHQAGAVIDVLDVLGLPRAVIVAHSLAGALACRLALDHGDRVAGLVLLAPVTHPWPGGVHWYYRVAATPLIGPLFAWTLVLPLGELWMKRSIQGVFMPQSVSASYSDEAAIALVLRPRQFMANAEDVAGLFREVAAQAPRYAEIACPVTVISGNQDSVVWTHLHSLGTARDVTQTRLVLLDGVGHGPHHAAPDQVVEEIERMLAASTRGMQPGDQPSRLEPGQTGRAAS; this is encoded by the coding sequence GTGGATCCATTTCTGGCATCGTTGGCGCTCGCGCCGGTCCTGACGGCCTGGACGGCGGCACGCACGCGCGCGATCACGCGGGCCTTCCCGCCACGCGGCCGTTTCATCGAAACCCGCGCCGGCCGGCTGCATGTCGTCGATTCCGGCGAGGGCCTGTTGCCGGTGGTGTTCCTGCATGGCGCCAGCGGCAATGTCCGCACCTGGGAGCCGGCGCTCGGGCGTCGGCTCGGGCGGCTCGGCCGGACCATCCTCATCGATCGGCCGGGCCATGGCTTCAGCGAGCGCCGCGCCGGACGGGCGACCGTAGCGCTCGATCATCAGGCTGGTGCGGTGATCGACGTGCTCGATGTGCTCGGCTTGCCGCGGGCGGTGATCGTCGCGCATTCGCTGGCTGGAGCCTTGGCTTGCCGGCTGGCGCTCGACCATGGCGACAGGGTTGCCGGCCTGGTGCTGCTGGCGCCCGTCACCCATCCCTGGCCGGGTGGCGTGCATTGGTATTACCGCGTGGCGGCGACGCCGCTGATCGGCCCGCTCTTCGCCTGGACCCTGGTGTTGCCGCTGGGCGAGCTCTGGATGAAACGCAGCATCCAAGGCGTCTTCATGCCGCAATCGGTCAGCGCCAGCTATTCCGACGAGGCCGCGATTGCCCTGGTGCTGCGGCCGCGCCAGTTCATGGCCAATGCCGAAGACGTCGCCGGGCTGTTCCGGGAGGTGGCGGCGCAGGCGCCGCGCTACGCCGAGATCGCCTGTCCGGTGACGGTGATCTCAGGCAACCAGGACAGCGTGGTCTGGACCCATCTGCACTCCCTTGGCACGGCCCGTGACGTCACCCAGACCCGGCTGGTGCTGCTGGACGGGGTCGGCCACGGTCCGCATCATGCCGCGCCCGACCAGGTGGTCGAAGAGATCGAGCGCATGCTCGCGGCCAGCACGCGCGGCATGCAGCCAGGTGACCAGCCATCGCGGCTGGAACCGGGGCAAACCGGGCGGGCGGCGTCCTAG
- a CDS encoding tetratricopeptide repeat protein has protein sequence MAQFRDMTRAAVFLCLVLIAVAAGPAGAQVTGPSSGPPAAGNPAIPALESERGRRLDELFSRLKEAPDARIARVIDREISLILARSGSDTADLLMARASQAFQRQDQDLSLSLLDAVIDLYPDYVEGWSRRATVYFARKELGRAVADIEQVLRREPRHYGALAGLGMILQQLGNDRQALEVFRRALEINPHLERIPEIVRRLQPKVDGTEL, from the coding sequence ATGGCCCAGTTTCGGGACATGACACGCGCGGCGGTTTTTCTATGTCTGGTTCTGATTGCGGTTGCGGCCGGGCCTGCCGGCGCGCAGGTCACCGGCCCGTCCAGCGGTCCGCCGGCGGCGGGCAACCCGGCCATTCCCGCGCTCGAATCGGAACGCGGCCGCAGGCTCGACGAACTGTTCTCGCGCCTCAAGGAAGCACCCGACGCGCGGATCGCCCGGGTCATCGACCGTGAGATCTCGCTGATCCTGGCCCGCTCCGGATCGGATACCGCCGATCTCCTGATGGCGCGCGCGAGCCAGGCCTTCCAGCGGCAGGACCAGGATCTTTCGCTGTCGCTGCTCGATGCGGTGATCGATCTCTACCCCGATTATGTCGAAGGCTGGAGCCGGCGCGCCACCGTCTATTTCGCCCGCAAGGAACTCGGTCGCGCCGTCGCCGATATCGAACAGGTGCTGCGGCGCGAGCCGCGCCATTACGGCGCGCTGGCGGGGCTGGGCATGATTCTCCAGCAGCTCGGCAATGACCGGCAGGCGCTCGAGGTGTTCCGCCGTGCCCTCGAGATCAACCCGCATCTCGAGCGTATTCCGGAGATCGTCCGGCGGCTTCAGCCGAAGGTCGACGGCACCGAACTCTGA